Within the Nicotiana tabacum cultivar K326 chromosome 11, ASM71507v2, whole genome shotgun sequence genome, the region cgcgTACGcattactctccccagaccctacttgtgtAATTTCACtggtttttttgttgttgtaaagCAGGAACAAGTAAATGTTATTGTTAGCTCCAAGATAGGAGATAGTACTTCACTAAATGCAGGGAAAGAACAGTGAAGGGAAGAACATAGTACCCCTTGTATTTCATGTGTAGTTTTAAAACAATGAAAGGAGCACAAAGACCATGATTCTTAATATCATCGTAATTTCCTCTTATGGAGAAGCGATAACGAGATTATAAAAGACGGAGGACATACAAGAAAGATGCTACAGTCTTGCATGCATTCCACCAGCAACTACAAGAGTTTCTCCTGTTACATACGCAGCATCGCCTGAAGCCAGATAGGCAGTAGCCGCGGCCATGTCTTGTGTTGTTCCGAGCCTATTGAGTAATGTCTTAGCCTCAAGTTCTCTCCTCTTAAGACAATCAGCATCGAGAATTAATAAACTGTGAACTTGATCAAATTTTAACTGACAACAGATAGAGATCTAAAATTATGAGAACTTACCACATTAGCATTTCCCGTGATAAATTCAGCAAAATGTGTGGGTACAAAACCTGGTGCTACACAGTTCACACGAGTATTTGGAGCCATTTCAGCTGCGAGAGCCTGAAAATCCACAAATTAAAAGGAAACTAAATAGGAAATCGATAATTTGCACCATATGGCCTTTTATGAGGCCACTCTTTAAATTTTGTCCTTGTTAGCCCACTGGACTAAATTTCGTCTTCAAAAGTAGTTGAATGAAGTTTTCTTTTTAGGCTAATGGGGGCATAATTTAAATAGTGCCCGAAGAAAAGGCCATTTGTGCAAATGCCCCAATACGATGTGGTTATTCATATGCCAATAATGCCAAAATTAAGTACCTTGGTCAATCCGAGAAGGGCTGTTTTTGTTACTCCATACATTCCCATGGCAGCTGATGGTGTATAACCAGCAATAGAGGAAATTATAACAACTGAGGAACCCTTCTGAAGGTAAGGAGCTGCATCCTGTAAGTGGTTAAAAGAGTAAAATATTATGTGCCGTGCCAAGAACAATTAAAAGTAATATTGTTACAATGAACAAAATGAAACACGTGACGAAAAGAAAATATTAGCATCACCAAATGTCCTCAATAGAATTTTCTAGAGGCACACATGAAGATGAAACATTTTTCTCTTGAAGTTATTCATATCAAATCACTTACTTGAAGTAATAATATAGCGGCTTTCACGTTGATATCCCACAACTTGTCAAGGACTGGTTCTTTAATTTCCAATATCGCATCCACCGTAGGATTTACAGCAGCATTTGACACAATGACATCTAATATCCCATATTTCTGGAAGTGGGAAATTCCTATTAGAAAAATTGGACTAACCACAGAATTCTTCATTCATCTTTCACACTTTGAAAGTAGACAAAATTATTACCTCAAAGAATGAAATCGTTAAAGAAAAAAATCGTTAAAGACACTTTAAGGAGCAGTTTTGACCACCAAGAGAATAAACACACTCAGTCATGAATAACAAAGATTCGCGAGCAATCAAGAGTCCAAATCCCTGCTGGAAACTATTAATCCACCATGTTCATATTTATTACTCTTAGTTCTTCTCTCCAGAATTTATAGAGAATGCAAATACCTATTAAGCTCTTGGCACTGAACTCAAATTTAACATCTTCACAAAATCTAAATCGATGTCCAATATACTTCACAAACTTCTTATCCAAAATGATTCCTTAAATGGCTCCATCTCTAGCTGCAGAGGAGAGCATTTTAAGAAGAGTAAACAACAACCACTCTAATATGATGAAACGGTTAGACTCCCCTACGAACCTCATGCGCAAGGACCAATTGAGAAAAGCATCTCCAGATTTACACGCAAAAGTGGGTGCAAACCTTGGAAAGCTAGCAGAGACAAAAAACATGAAGTGATTTCTTATCATCTACCTAAACCTTGGTGGGCAGAATTACTAGGTACGTATGCAATACCTATGCTGGTGAAAGAGGCAGCAAGTACCTGGTAGAATAGTCGAGGTCCGCATGAGCTGGCCCACACACCACTGTTATTAAGAAAAGTATGCTCACACTAGAAAAGGATTACAAGCTAACTAGTTTCTTTCACTAGCAAATTTAGCCAGTGAAGAATTCAAGCGCCAATCAATTAAACATTAGTGCATATCTCGGTTTTAATAACTTCCGAGAGTTCATTAGTATCTTGTAGATATATACCATACATTTGAACTCAAACTTCTGGATTTGATTGATTGAGCAAGTGATAGATACACTAGTAGGATACCTGAATGGTCTTGTCGATCAAATTCTTCCTCTGTTGTGCATTAGACACATGACATACTACTCCAAAAACTTCAATTCCTCGATCACCAAGTTTTTGGACTGCTTCATCCACATTTTTCTGTAAAATCAACAGATTAAGAGAACGCCTCAAGTCAACACACCAATTGCACAAACAAGCAACCAATCTATATATAGTTCAAATTACAACAAGCAAATAAAATCCACTCTAAGCAAAATTGAAGACTCAGCAGACCCATCAAATATGAAAGATTCAATTTTTTCAATAAACACCCATCAAATATGCAATCAAAGACATAAAAAGCACCAAACTTCCGGCCAAATTAGAAATACCCAAATGAAGATTTCACATAAACTTGACAAGAAATGATGAAGTATCAACAAAGATATGAAATAATTAAACACCCAattcaaaatatccaatctaacacaGAAAAAGCTTCAAACTTTGGCCAAATTAGAAACATCCAATTAAAGAATTAATAGAAACTTTACTGGTAATGTTAATTTCTATTTTACTGTCTAACCATCAGCTATATAGACCGACTAATCGGGATTCGTGCCACATAGGACCCATTAAAGTGGACCCATTAAAGGGGAGACGCTCCCAGGAATTTCTCCATTTTTTCGTAGCCCAAACACGAGACATCTAGTTAAGGTCGAGGGTGATAATTAAAACATCAACAGTAAATTACGTGAAATGGTGAAAAACCAATTTTAGAAAATGCAATCAAATACAGAAAAAAGTATCAAACTTTGGCCAAACTAGACACACTCGTTAGAAGAATTCACTGAAACTTGACAAGAAATTATGAAATACATTAACAAAGAATTATCCGAAAgattaaataaaacaatttttttttccttcaataaAGCAAACCTGTTTTCTGGAGGAGATAACAACAGAAGCACCTTCTAAACCAAGCCGCTCAGCTATGCTAAAGCCTATACCCTGTGTTGAAGCAGTTACAATTGCCACTTTTCCTTGAAATCTTTTTCCAAATTTCTCCATTGCTGACTAATAAGCTCAaacactttaaaaaaaatattaaagagaaaaaaGGGTACTGATTTTCTTGTTGGAGTTAGAATTGCAATAGTTTAATACTTCTGAATTATTTGGAAAGGGACTCTTTTTATTCGGAATCGGATCTATGGACGTTGAAGATTATGaaaatttatgtatttttactaTGGGAATGAGTTTAATATATTTTAAGGCCCACACCTGTTTTGTCTGTGTATTAAAGTAGCTGATAAAttcaaagaaacaaaaaagtGTAGCTGATAAGTtcaatgaattaagaaaatatctTACAAAAATTAATAGTTgggaaattttaaatttaaaaaaactaaaacaagAGAATTTATGGATTAGGAAAAGGCATTGATATAAGTGAATAAAATTGTTAGGAAATTGATAAAAGTGAATAAAATCATTTTTAATCTTTGCTCAAGAATGATTTACTTTTTTCATTATTTGCTACCATCAATGTGTATGTGCAACAAAAGTATAgctaaataataaaaaagagaagTGGCACGTGTGTAAGCAAAATTTATTTAAGTCCTCAAATTTCTTGCCTATTTGCTTCTTGTcttggaattctaatttttttaggTCTCACAtataatttggaagatttttccAAACGAAAAAACAGAGAAGAAAAAATAAGTAAAGGAGTCTAGTTTGGATCAATGTTGTCTAAGCCCTCGCAAATGATCATTTGCTAGCATAATCTAACTATTTTGGATTCGCGTTAgatgaatttttatttaaataataattaagataTCTCGTAAAAATGGAAGGGGTTCTACCTACATATTAAAGAATACACTTATCTCTCAACACTATAAGAGTTTTCAAAGAAATTATGATGGTGTGGGTCACTCCATCAAATGCTAAATTTTTTAAGCCGGTATGTATATACACATTTTCTTAGTTTGATTTgatataaaatttaatatttttttctatgAAATGTGTGGTCTTAAATAAGTCATAATATTTATATCTctataaaacttttgaaacttatggCATGAAACCTATCATgtcatttgtgtgactataaatacTTCTTATTACGAAAATATTGAAATATGTAAATCTTTTCCAAAGAGACTACTTAGAAAATAATGTCAATCTTtttgaaacggagggaatatattatatataaattatacataaaGGCTAGTAGAAAGTCAAGAGTGTTTCTTCCCCATACCAGTAGTATTAGTAGTTAGTCTTGTATTCTATTATTGTTAGAtctctatatttttttattatcttgttgttgttagtgattttttttttcttgagccGGGAGTATATCAGAAACTAATTATCTACTATGAGAGTAAGATTAGAGATTATGGTGCGTTTATATGCTAACAGCATGTGACTTGTATGTCattttacacacacacacacagtccTTTGTCGTCCAATCTAAGTAGGCACTCTCTCTTTCCTTATTTCCTTCTTCCTCCATTATTGCTTCCgaaaaccctaaaaatggaaCATCCCTTCTTCATCAATAGCCCGCCCCCCACAAACCAATCTGAAGCATTAAGGTGGCTATCAATCGCCGAAAAACTCCTCACTAACCGTGACCTAGTCGGCAGCAAATCATTTGCGACCCGTGCCCGTGAATCCGACCCGACATTAGCACACGCTACCGACCAAATACTCGGCATCATTGACACCTTAATCGCCGGCGACAAACGGATTAACAATCACTACTTTGATTATTACTCTATCCTCCAAATCCCCCCTAATCAAACCCAAGATTTCGAATTCATCGCCGATCAGTATCGCCGATTTGCTCTTCTTCTGAACCCTCAGAACAACAATTTTCCGTTTTCAGATCAGGCTTTTCGCCTTGTTGTTGATGCATTTTCAGTTCTTTCTAATCCCCTGAGGAAAAGTATGTATGATAAAGAGCTGGGTTTCTTCGTTAATCTTTACCCAGTTGCTTCTACAACTACCCCTGTGAGTTTTGTGCATCATGGTGGGTATTCTGACATACCTGGTTCGACTGCAGACCAAGTGTTTGTGAATTTGCCTAGTCAAGATCAAGGAAGAGACCCACAAGCTGGATTTTCTATGCCAGTCACATTTCTGAATCGTGAACAAGAATCTGTGACCTCTATGGCAAGCTCGGGTACAGAGCAACAACATCAGCTGCAACAACCTGGAACATTTCTGAGACAACAGACACAACCAGTGAGCTCTGTTTCGTTTTCAAACACAGATGAACAGCCTGTGAcattcttcaatttaaaccaaccTCAGCCGGTAACTTCCGAGAGAAGCTTAAATAGAGAAAACACACCATTTGGCAATGGGTTGAGCTCGACCCGAGGGCGAGAGCCGGTGGTTTCTGTTGAGCAGCATGGTAATCAACAGCCCCCTGATAGAAATGAGAATGTGGTAACTTCCGAGAGAAGCTTAAATAGAGAAAACACACCATTTGGCAACGAGTTGAGCTCGACCCGAGGCCGAGAGGCGTTGGTTTCTGTAGAGCAGGATGGTAATCAACAGCACTCCGATAGAAATGAGAATGTGGTGGGGAACAATGAAAACAGGTCTGCTAATATTAGTGATAATGTGAGTAATGTGAAGGAGAAAGAAGGGAATGCATCAGATAATGCATCAAATAAGATACCTAGCTTCTGGACTGCATGCCCTTATTGTTACGTTATGTATGAGTACCCTTTGGATTATGTTGATTGTACATTTTCGTGTCGAAATTGTAAGAGGGCTTTTCAAGCTGTGAGAATTGCGTCCCCTCCACCAATTATTGATGGAAAAGAAGCTTATTTCTGTAGTTGGGGATTTATGCCTTTAGGATTTTCCCTGGAGAATTTTAAGAAAGGTGGAGATAATGCTTCGAGCTGGTCTCCGTTTTCGCCCATGTTTACTTGTCCTGAGCTGGGAGGAATCTGAATAATCATGTTGCTAGAGGAaagaatgatgatgatgatgttgtgttTGTTGAGATATGGGAGGCCCTTTCTGGACATACTACTCTTAAGGTAAATTCTTGAGAAAGTTCACCAAGAGGAGGAGAAGAAGGAAGAGAGAATCAAGCCCTTCATTTCCAAATTTACCTTTCCATTCTTTTATCTTGATGATACGTTGTAGTAATTTTCTTATGAAGTAAACTTTGTGATTCCCGTACTTGATTTTTCAAACTAATATGTAACTTGATTCTGCTGACTTGATACAATTTGCCTCAAAGAACAACATACCCAATGTATTTTCACgagtgggtctggggagggtagtatataTGCAAACTTCGGCTCGTAAGAAATAGAGAAATTATTTCTGGAAGACCCTCGGGCTCTTTGAAGCAAATTTGcttcaaagaaaaaataaaaaaataaataaagaatggaTGTGACACAGCAAATTTATGCACTGAATGTAACTATCTATTTATCATAAAGAACTGAATGAGGTTCGAATTCGCAGTGCAAAGAATGCACGAAATTGCAGTAAATTTACATCAAGATAAAAGTAGCATTCTGAATCATCATTCATGCAAAACTTTCAACCTCAAAACTTCTTGAAGTGATGCAAACATTAAGGAGCTTTACTCATAAGGATTTCTGAAGTTCTTCAGAAGCTCTGGGATGTCATGACCGAGCATGTCATCCACAGCTTGAATCATTTTAGGCTTCAATTTTTCAAAATCGTTGATGCTGTAATGACTCAAAACTTCCCTAAAATGATCGACACTTGGAAAATCACCAGGT harbors:
- the LOC107798923 gene encoding tropinone reductase-like 3, with the translated sequence MEKFGKRFQGKVAIVTASTQGIGFSIAERLGLEGASVVISSRKQKNVDEAVQKLGDRGIEVFGVVCHVSNAQQRKNLIDKTIQKYGILDVIVSNAAVNPTVDAILEIKEPVLDKLWDINVKAAILLLQDAAPYLQKGSSVVIISSIAGYTPSAAMGMYGVTKTALLGLTKALAAEMAPNTRVNCVAPGFVPTHFAEFITGNANVRRELEAKTLLNRLGTTQDMAAATAYLASGDAAYVTGETLVVAGGMHARL
- the LOC107823085 gene encoding uncharacterized protein LOC107823085, whose translation is MSFYTHTHSPLSSNLSRHSLFPYFLLPPLLLPKTLKMEHPFFINSPPPTNQSEALRWLSIAEKLLTNRDLVGSKSFATRARESDPTLAHATDQILGIIDTLIAGDKRINNHYFDYYSILQIPPNQTQDFEFIADQYRRFALLLNPQNNNFPFSDQAFRLVVDAFSVLSNPLRKSMYDKELGFFVNLYPVASTTTPVSFVHHGGYSDIPGSTADQVFVNLPSQDQGRDPQAGFSMPVTFLNREQESVTSMASSGTEQQHQLQQPGTFLRQQTQPVSSVSFSNTDEQPVTFFNLNQPQPVTSERSLNRENTPFGNGLSSTRGREPVVSVEQHGNQQPPDRNENVVTSERSLNRENTPFGNELSSTRGREALVSVEQDGNQQHSDRNENVVGNNENRSANISDNVSNVKEKEGNASDNASNKIPSFWTACPYCYVMYEYPLDYVDCTFSCRNCKRAFQAVRIASPPPIIDGKEAYFCSWGFMPLGFSLENFKKGGDNASSWSPFSPMFTCPELGGI